The nucleotide window CTCCTTTTCTGCTGGCCAGGTCGGCTGAGGTGATTTGAAATGTTCTCTATAAACACCGAATCGACTTCAATTCCTCGCTTGAGTCGGAATACCGTAGAATTTATTGGCCCATGTTGTACAAGGACCCATTTGTTCCTAATATTACCTTTTGTCCAGCTAAAAAGTTTAGTATTGTCATCAACATCTTTTTGAGCAGTCGGTGATAGTATCTTTAATTGTTGAGCCGAAGTCATATGTTTGCCGGGTTTTCCCTATCCTTAACCCAGGATAGGAAGCTCTGATCAACCGGCTCAGTATCTTGCTCGGAATCCTGCTCAGAATCCTGCTCAGCATCTTGCaggcatcctcctcggcatccttctTGACACCCTTCTCGGCATTCGGAAAGCGGGGGCTTAATTCCAtggagcttcttcttggtagGTTTGGTCACTTTGGTCTGTTTTCCTGTCATTttgtgtgtatgtatgtgtttgcgtgtgtgagagagagatgtTAACTAGAAGCCCTGAGAGATGTTATCCTTGTACTTATAGGTGTTGCGGATGTAAGTTCTAGAAAGTGAAGCCATTTCTGGCTACAGTATGGTCTACTTAACATCTAGCTCAGATAACGCGAATATCATATAAGCTGCTTCAAGCGCTTATTGATATACGCTCTACGCCAAATACCGCTGTCATCTGTCTCATCTCAAAGACAAATCCCGCTACATAGATGCAGAACTGTATCTTTAAACATATGTAGGTCGCAATGTAGTCTCCTCCCGGTACCTATCATATGCCTAAGATATAGCTATGGAAGAGCATACCTATGTTCTGCTCTCCATTGCCGACATCAAATTGCTGATGTTTGTACCCAACGAAGATCCGAATCGCGTGCCTGGTACAACATACTTTATTACTTCAACTCAAGCTGGCCACAGGGTGACTCTAGCCGTCATACCGAGTACTTATCCACATTTTCACCCCTGCTGTCCACGGTGAGCTCGATTCCGTGCGGAGGTTTGATTCCTTAGTATTGAGGTCGCTCAGGTGGCTGCATGGGCTGGTGAGGTCTTCCGCATACTGAGCGGACAATAACTACACCTGCGGGATTCGTCCTCGGCAGCCTTAAAAGCATCCGGTGCTCAACGCCCAAATAGTAAATGGGAAAAACACAAAGACGGACATAACAAAGTTGACAAAAAACTTTGGGTAAAAATCCTGTATTGTTAGGCTTTATATCTGCTAGCCATCATCCACGATGGtacttatttttttttggtgtatACACAGGTACAAAAGGTATGAATAGCaaatttttctttttcaggACCTTATTACTAGACTAAACTCTGGATCGCGCATTTAGACTTGGGAATATTAGGATAGGAACGTCCTGCGTAGCGCTGCTTCTACGATCTATCGCCTGAGGCTTATTGAAGGGCTGCTGCCCAGAACAGATGGTTCCTGGCTGAGAGGAGATGGCTTGGGGTACTGGGTAACGCCGGGTTTGCCGTTCTTTAATGGGTGACTACCTAACGGCGATGCTACCAGCGACGATATGACCGCGGGAGCGCCCAAGGACCTAATTACAGATCGAGATGCTAGGCAGACTCAGAAGGGAAACCATCTGCCAGCAGCCTCCCTGCGCTCGAGCTTTTCGAACTCCTCCACATTATCGAGGCCGCGCCACACAGCGCGAGACATTTTCTCAAGCCACACCTTCTTCTATTTACGGTTGAACCTTGGCGTTGGCTGCTTCAGCCAGTTCTTTTGCCTTCTCTAGCTCTGCCTCCACTGCGTCGTTTTGCAAGATAATCTGGTTGAGTTGCTGGGTGTAGACAGTTAGTTTGGCTCCGAGTTTAAAAACAACGAAAAGAATTGGAAGGAGACATGTTGCGAAAAGTAAGAAGAACGGGAGGAACTCGCAAGTtggaaagaaggagaaaaacTACGCCATCTCACGAATTAACGCAAAAGAATACGACTGATTTTTTGTTACCAAGACTACGTGGCCGTAAAAATGGTGGATTCGGGTGTGAACGTGCAAAATATaaatcttcaacaaccacatTTATAGTGCATGCGTGTAAATAAATTTACGTGAATCAAACCTTGGTACACGAAAGTATTTACATTATGATTTCTGTAATAATACACATTATACGTGCTGAGTTGTTGATGGATTTGTACTTTTGTATACAAAATGTTGTGTTTTTTTAACACAAGATGCAGTACAAGGACGGAAGACGAGCCACAACCAGCGTAACCAGTTAAGTAGTAATCAGTGATCGCTATCATGGACTTGGCGGAACCAGACATTGAGAAACTATCTTCAACTgagtatccctttcagaagATCTGAACCCTTGGTTCGTCACAGTTCTACAGAGACATTGACGATACCCAGTTGTGAATGACATCTGTGGGCTGTAACGCTAAGGCGGGTGCGGGTTTTGTTTGGCATGGTTTTGGCTTTCAAAGTGACTTTTCTTGAACTACCCGATATCCCGTAGTTCTTTCACTCTTACTGGCTTCAGTAAGCTAGTTGCTGCTCGGTTTCCATTTTTCATTTTTAAACAGAAGACTGAGAAACGCCGATCCTAATAGTGATACGCAAATACaagttattattatagtTGCAGAATCTGGCATGCATTATGAAGCCACAACCTGCCCCTATAGGATACAAGACGGGTTATTGTTTCAAAATCGACAAACCACTTTGAGTGGCTCATTCCTGTGGTTTTGCCGTATCCTCTCCGTAAATTTGCTTCCGTAAGTAGATCCGAAGAGTAACCTCACTACTTGTGTAGCTTCATAGTGAGTCTATCTGGCTGAGGTTCGCTTGGCTCTAGACAGTGATGTCACCCACACCTAGACTTTCTGCCTTGTATAAGTGCAGTCGAGCTTGCAAACATAATGCTGCGCACAGGAAGGGTTACACCGGCACACAAAGGATCCAAGAATGGCAATCTCTAAGCGGTTTCACCTCTTGGCATCTGTCCCTGAGGCAACAAGTGCTGTTTATAACATTGGTCTAGGGATGCAACACCAGTgaggggctcaggggtagTCACGAATAAGAGCGCCTCTCTATTATACGCGCGCAGTGTGATTCTAGTCTTCCAGCTTGAGATATGCAATTAAGGCACCTTCCATCTGGTAATACCTACCCCATCAATACAACCTTTCAGGTGGCACAGAGGTCTTAACCCTAGGGATTGGGGCTCATTCTTGGTTCTATAGTAAGATGTGGAAGGCTCTCGTTTCGGAAGCCGATGATTAAACTATATCGATCACGAGGGTGCAAGCAGTAGTGATTTTCTCTATTAGTCGCCATTTTCCTTATTTCGCCATTGTATAGAATGATGGTTACGCTGGGTTTAAACTTCTGTGTCACCGTTTTCGCTCCTTCACAAGAGCATATCTATGTTACTGCAGCTCGACTAACAGTAAAATGCTCATCCCTCATAACCGGTGATGGAGCATGACCTTGATGAAGTATAGTTTCCTTGTTAGGGCCTGATCCTTTGTCTCTTGCTATAGCAGTGATGATCTGATCATTAACCTTGGGCATACTGAGTTGGTCAGCAACCCCCGTAATAAGGCGGTATGACCACACTAATCTCTTCATCTGCCGTTGATAGCCGCTGCACTAGGTTTCCTCCGCGAtatggtaggtaggtgttggCCGAGGTGTTTTGCCTGTGGCGGCCCGTACTGTTTAAAACTAGCTGTTAATGAGAAGAAAATTGGAGTTAGAGGTCTCAGAGACTGGTAACATACatgagaggaagaagtggtgaATAAGGTGATCGGCAAAACCGAACAGCAGCTCGCGAAAACTGGCGACCCTGCTGTCGTTACCAAGGCCGATGCTATCGTAGTCGTCGACCATTCCGAGGCCGAGCGACTGGAAAAAAGCTTTGAGAAACTTGTCCTGTGACTTCGGCGAGCGTGCATATTCGAACGTAAGGCGAATGAGGGCTGGGCGATTGTATCCGTCGACATATTTGGAAGAAGCTAGCCGTTGCTTGGTGGTTTCGAAGTATGCAACGATGCGGCGATGCGGCGGAACTTGCTGACGGCCTGGGCGCGTTGCTGGCTGTTTTCGAAAATGGGATCGGCTTCGCAAAAGTCGATTATATCCTCCAAGGACGACTGGTGACGGTGTGACGAAGCCGTCATAGTGTGGGCTGGTGGGCGAAATGAAGGTAGGCAAAGAAATGGATGGACTTTTGAACTTGAAGTACCACCACAGGCACCGTGGAGCTCGCTCAACAAACCTACCCTTCTCATTTGCCCTTCGACGACCGACTCTGATCATTAGATCACCAACTAATCAGATCGCTCGATTCTGGCCAAATCAAACCAATATTCAATTGCCTGCCAACGTCGAAAAACGCGGTTTCTGCAGCACCAGCCAAACCAACCGAACAAGTGCCTATCGAGGCGCGCAGCCCCGCGGCTCTCGCCCAGGAATTCTGCCACTACCAAGCAACTTGCACCACCAAGCGACTCGCACTACAGCACCCACCATACCAAGCCTTCTACCCAGAAAGCGAGCTGTCTATCCTGCTCGAGTCTTCTTGCCTGCATCAACCTTGCCTGTCGTACTAAAGAGACTGCCGGTTCAGCCAGTATGTCTAAGCTGGATCACCTCATTATAGAAGCCAAAGCAGTGAGCCAAAAACTGGCCAGAACTCAACTGAGCCGCGATGCCCGCTATGAAGGAGTTTCAGAGACAACTGGAGCTTGACAAAGCTTACCTCCGGCAGCACGATGACCATCTCGATAGCCTCCCTGTAGCAAAGAACCTACCCCGGGCGTTAATCTTACCAACAGTCAGGTTGACTACGTTAAAGAATCTAGCCTGGGTCTTGATTATATCGTGGCTTCTTTGCGCACGTTCATCTTCAATTTAAATCCCTCCCGATGACAACTTCGTGgcaccccccaaaaagacAGTTGAGACTGTGCGTGATGCCTCCACGTTGGGCGGCAGCACTGTCATCAAGGCCTGTGATACCCAGCCTCAGCCGCAACCTATAAAGTAAATAGCTGTCCCCCCGCTACAGCTCAGCCTCTGCTCCTGTCCGCTTCGTTAAGCCGCACCGTCATCACCCTATCCTGCCCCGCCAACAAGCCATGGACAAATTCAGAAACTAATCCTGGTGGGGACATACCGCGCTACAGGAGCTGTTTCTGACTCTGATGAAGGCAGGTCAACAGGAGGGGCAGGAGTGCTCAGGTGCTTCTTCCACCCGAACAGTGTGCACCAGAGAGCCAGTGGGCGGTCTCCACTTTCAGGGTTCACACATGGAACTCGTTCATTCAGGCAGCAACCATTTACAGCATTTTTCGACCATGGCCTGGCAAATCTTGGGCAACACGGACCAGCCAACTGGCGAACCAAAATCACAGGGGAGCTATGTAAAAGAGTGAGGTGGTTGTATTGCTCTTCCATGTGTGTATCTGCCAATCCACCCTCAAGGTACCGGTTACCATCCAAGAAAACAATTCGAGAAGACTCAGCTGACAAAGGAGTGTCCCTAGACTAATAACCCTAAACCCGACAACCTGAAACCTTGCTTTTCACTGAACCGaacctccacttcctcctaGCCCAAGTTGGACATCCGAAAGGGCTTGGCCTCTAGCGGACACAGGTGCAATCACACACGCTCCAGCCAAAGACGCAGCTTTGACGCCAGATGCGGGACTTGATGCTGGTGCAGGAGTAAGATCGCTGCGAAGCCTCACCGCGGCAGGCAGCATTGCAACGGTTGGCCCTGTTATGTGGTTAGCATTTTGGATCTGCCTGATACACCACTCGACAGAAAGGAGCACATACCAATCAGTCTTACAGCCTCCAGTAGCCTGCCAGGTGATGTCTGCCTGTCTAGCATTCAGAGGTCCGGTAGACTCCTCAATGATTTCGACTTCGTTGGCTGGCGCCGCGGCACCCGAAACAGCAGCCACAAGGCCGGTCAGGAGTAGAATAAGAGCTTTGGATTGCATTTTGGTGGATGGATAAGATGTGTGTTTGTGAGCTCTGTGTTTGTGTTTCTTTGAATACTgaagctgatgatgatgagaaaaTAGCCATTCCAAGTCGAAGAGTCTCCTctctttatacttttttaGTGCCACAAGAACTTGTCACGAAGCAGTGCCTATGTTGCGACTGAACTGGACGATTACAACATAACGAGTCTCTTCTTGCTGATCACCAGCGCCTCCTATCTCATGATCTTCCAGCTATTCAAGACAGAAGAGTAAGACGGACCAACTCAAGTCACTGAGATCTTCACTATGAACTGGATGTGGAAAGTGTTTGAGGCCAAGACACCCACGATTCTACAGAGTACAGGCTGGGCTTTCTCCTATACACGATCTCATGAATTAAGGCAGCCAACCAGGCGCCCATTTCATCAAGGAACGGCTGAACTCTGAGTCGCCCGATCCCAGGCCTTACCATTTGGTTGAGCCGGGACGTGTTGAGATCAACATCACTTCATCCGGTCCAGTTTCTGTGTGTCAGTATTCTACCATGTTCGGCCAATAGCTGTGTTTGGCCGTGTTACAATGTCTGGTAAGACACTATATCCAGGTGCAAGCGAGGTGGCGCAGTCTAGGCACTATGTCATTTATGATTTCCTTACGTCAACGTCCAAAAGTACTAAGAAACTGCGCTGACTTTTTGAAAGCTCAGACCTTTCAAAGATCCCTTCTGCAAGGAACAACACTGTTCGACCCATGTATCCCAGTTCTGTTAGGATGTTGAACTCACCGTCGACAACGATCCGTCCGTTTGCTTATTGTTAATCTGCGCCTAACCCGGTCTGATTATCCCCCAGGGCCTAGAAATCAGCTGGTGGCGATACCAAACATTGGATGGAAAGGGGTCCCCCGCATCAAGCTTTACAGTACCAAGGCCGATCGCCAAGGACTGGTGTAGCACAGTATGCGACATAACACACAGTCGACAGAGGAATAGGAACTGTGACAAAATATCGGTGATTCAAAGATGTTCAATATGCCTCTTGGCTACCTTTCAAGGCCTCTCGACTACGTTTTGAGTCGATCCGACTATCTTTGATGATCTTTTAGTTTGTCCTTGAAGGCCTCTCGACTATCCCGAAACGCCCAAACATCTTTTCAAGGCCTGCTCTCTGCGAGGTGCATAGTGGTTCAAGTTTTGTCCTACACGCAGATGTCGAGTCTGACAAGGGGGAAGACGCATGATGATCCAATCAAAGACGAGGGGAAGTTACATTGTCGATTTACAGGGGATGGTCTGCTGCCTGTGGTCCCCCAGCGTTCGTTTGGATGGGTGAAGCGATCATCCGAGAGCTTCGGAATTTGTGAGGCGCAAGGTGAAATCAAGGCCCTTGACATGTTCTTTAGcagcttcttctctcttGAACGTGCCGCTGCAGTGAACTCTTCACCTCAATCATCCACCTTTGATGGTCATAACCGCTGAAAACatgacaacaaccaccaatATCGTCACCCTTCCATATCGGTCAAAGCATCCTCAGTTGGCGAAGCTTCAGACAATGACGAGTTCGAGATGCTAGAACATGCATCGAAAGTGGGTACAACATTGCCATGGAGGCCCCGATACCTCAGACTTGTTGTCATTCTGGcctttcttgttgtttttgttctGATCCTGAACATATCCCTTGTGACAGATACTTGCAACATCGCACACGTGTCTGTGGATCCAGCCCCATGGACCGCTGAATGTGGTACCAAAAACAGCTGCAATATGGTAATCGCAAGATTCCCTTCAGCACAGCGTGAGGGACTGGCGGGCGAGGAAAGCAAGAAGGCCTTGGTCATGTTTGGCGATCTCACCTTTATCAGGGATGACAGTCTTCCAAAAGCATCTCGGACTGCTGGAACAAGGGCGACATGATCCTTCCGTTCTAGTCCAAACTGCAGAAGTCAACGCTATTCTTGTGTAGGCCACGTTATGCCATCAAGAACATCAGTCTGGTGCGAAATGGAACCAAGATTATTGAGACCGCCAACCTGGAGGAACCAGAAGCGCAAAGAACTTTGAGTACGATCAAGCCTCTGGACTTCCTGTCGACTCTTCTGAAGAGCTTTGAGACAAACCCCCTCGAGTTGGCCTACAGAATGCATGGACACGTGATAGAGGTTGGGGGCAGTAACATTAGCGTGAACAAGGTGATGGGGACCCTCCTACCATATCGGCATGGTCTCCATCAGAGCCAAAAAGCTCTCGAGTTATACGATGGTCATGTTCTTGAGCGAGCGGCAGCAGAGTTCTATCAGCAATTTGGCGCCATGCTGGGCAAGTTATTGCTTCTGGAGCCCGCCTCGATAAGCTCTTTTTGGTCTCTCTCCATTAATGACGACCGTCTGGTTATTTGGGCATGGGCCGCACGTTGGATGACTGGCTTGACTGCGACCTGCATTGCGCTGTGCGCCGTGCTCATTTTTCTTCTCCTAAAGGAGAAATACTGCCTTGCAACCCAACAAGTCTTGCCGGGAGGGCAGCACTCGTCTCTCACAGCCAGGACTTGGTTCAGAGACTGAAATTCTCCGCGGCAGCAAGGAACAATGCACTCGAGCGTCGTCTCCACGACACATCGTTCAAGTCGGTGGTGATTGACGGCGCCGGATTAGGCTGTGAGAGGTTCGTCATTTTGGACACTCGCCACGTCTCCCACCCGCAGTTTAGGACCCGAAGCTTCAATGAAAAGGCAGCAGTGCTACCTCGTCCTGCCACCATTCACCCTTTCTCACGAGTAGCACTCTTTTCAGTCTTGGGTGGATCAATAATAGCACTCGAACTGATGCTACGAAAGTCAAATGACGAGCATGGACTTGGGGACGCAGGGGATGATGACACATACATCATCTATACCTGGACCGCACTTCCGGTTCTTGTCTTTGGCCTCATTGCCATGATGATCTCGTCAATCGCCTTTCATCTACGATGTGTCGCGCCGTATGGGAATCTAGGGAAGACTGTGTCCACGAACACCTTTGTAGAGCAAGATTTCCTCGACATGTCAACTTATTGGCGTGTGACGTTATGTTTGAAGTGGTGGATGTGAATGCGACGTTTATTGGCGCCGATCCGGCGCTCGATCTGAATAACCAGCCGTGGGTAGTGGAGGGATCGGCGACGGAGTCAACCATGAGGTTGGACCCCTTGTTTCGGTATCTGACCTCTTTTTTTAGGGCCGTTCCGGTGGGGCATCTTGGTGATCCGGATAAGATAGGGGAGGTAGCAGAGGCGATCAAGTCGGTGGGTTCTTACAGACAGGTAATAGACCTTGAAAGAAGTTAAGGACCTTTGAAGGTAGTAAATATGCTTCCGGAATATTTAAAAGGATAGTTAATGAACCTAAAACGCATATTCAAGGGCGTAACGAAGAGATGAGAGAATGGCTGAGGGGCTTACAAATCCTTAATCTTATATTGTAGTCTCTTTTAAATACTTATGTTCTGTGATGTGAGGGGTTGGAGCAGGTGACCGAGAGGACGGCGGCTCGGCAGGGGAAGAAAGGGGTGGAAGGCTTCAAGAGAGGTGGGAGAATGGTTTCATTGTTCTTTGTTCAGTCAACCACCGTTCTCTCATACCTAGGTAACATGCCAACAGCAATAGCTCAACAACATTATTTACAGGCCCAGTAAACTCGAGAAACATCAAAACGTTCCTGAAATTTAACCAGGACCACATCTTCAGCTGCCAAGGTCATCACTTCCCCAAGTTGTCAAAGCTTGGAGCCAGCTCGTCGATCCCCCGCATCAGCTTTGACTGACCCCAACAATGAACCGAGGCTCGTCCCGCTGATTACCCTGTTACCCCAGGTTTTGTggctgcaggatgcaatCCAACTAGGAATAGTGTCGATTTGACACCTGCCCCGCTTCTCGGATATATTGACGTCTCGGACGTAGATGCTCTCTCTGTCTTGAACAGACCAATCTGTACAGCTTCCCACCATCAATCAAACATCACAATGGGTAGCATCGTCGAGAAAACCAGGGATGGGACCATCTACAAGGCTGCCACCAACGCGGTGCACCCTGAGCTTGACCTCTTGACGTTTCTCTTTGGTTTGCCCACCCGCCTTGATACGACCTACACAGGCTAACAGTGATACAGACTCACCACACACCCTGGCCGAGAAAACTTCCATCCTCCACGCCGACGCAGCGGATCCAGACAACAACCAGATAACCAAATCTCAGCTACGCACCCTCGTCAAGTCAACAGCCTCCATCCTCCGAAACGAGTACGGCATCGGTGCCAACGGCCCCAACAAAGATgtcgtcctcgccatctccacgGGAcactacctcctcccctctctgTTCTactccaccatcgccgccggcggcgtcttctccgcctccaacCCCGGCTCAACCCCCAAGGAACTCGCCGCCCAGGTCAGCCAAGTAGGCGTCAAAGTCATCCTCTGCAACGCCGACACCGAAGCCACCGCCGTAGCCGCTGCTAAACTCACCGGTCTTGATTCCCGCAACGTGGTGGTTTACTCCTCCCTGCCCGGCGGCTCTCTCGTCTTGACCCCAACcaactcttccacccccctcacctcatcTGGCTCCCTCTCCTGGGCTAAAATCACCTCCCGTCATGTCCTCGACAGCTCAATAATTTGcctccttttttcttcaggcaccaccggcccccCAAAAGCGTGTAAACTATCCCACACCAACATGGTCGCCGAGGCAGCACTggtcctctcccccaaccgAGATTTTTACACCCGCTTGAACTTGCCGCTGGTGTACCGAACAGTTGCCCACCTCCCTGCCGCGCACATTGCGGGAATTCAAGGCTATTTTGTCAACCCTTTCTACCTAGGGGGAACGGTGTACTGGATGAGGGGATTTGATTTCCCCTTGTTTTTGACTTACATGAAGAAGTATCAAGTCACGCACTTCTTTTCTGTCCCCCCGGTTTTCTTGCTGATTGCAAAGTCGCCGATGGTGACAGATCAGCTTGCCACGGTGGAGCAGGCTGTTTCTGGCGCGGCGccgatggggagggagctgcAAATCGCGGCGAAGAAAAAGTTGGGAGGGGGCAggctggggaaggggaggttggtgcaGACTTGGGGTTTGTCGGAGACGACGGGGAGTGTTACTGTTTTGAATATGGGGAgcgagtttgaggatgacgagagtGGGAGTGTTTCTGCTTTGGTTGCGGGGATAGAGGCGAGGattgtggatgatgaggggcgGGATGTGGAGGTGGGAAAGGAGGGTGAGATTTGGGTTAGGGGGCCGATGATTACGAAGGGGTATTGGCAGAATGAGGAGGCCAATAGGGAGGGGTTTgcggatgggggggtggggagggagaggtggtttAGGACGGGGGATGTGGCTGTTTATAGGGGAGGTTTGTTTTATGTGGTGGATAGGAAGAAGGTTTGTTTCACTGAAGATCATGGAAGATTAAGTGGGATAGCGTGCTGACAAGCGATAGGAACTAATCAAATACAAGGGCAATCAGGTCGCGCCTGCGGAGCTGGAGGCGCTGCTGATCAGCCACCCCAAGATTTTGGACGCGGCTGTGATTGGGGTagatgatgagaaggaggggaccGAGGTGCCGAGGGCATATGTGGTTGTGGGGGATCAAAAGGGGATTACGGGGCAGGAGATACAGGAGTGGGTTGCGAAGCAGGTTTCTAGTCATAAGAagttgaggggaggggttgtgttTTTGGCGGCTGTTCCCAAGAGTCCGTCAGGGAAGATTTTGAGGAAGGATTTGAGAGCGTTGGcgaagaagcagcaacacGGAGGGAGTAAGTTGTAGATGATTAGCCGCGTGATACTCTACCATGTCGTGAATGAATAATAGCGATTACTGTGCGTACTTGGGGTAGAGCCCTGAAACATAGGTGATGGACCTTTAACGATACGTTATAGAAGCGTGTGTGGATAGCAGGGACGCTTTGACAGAACCTTTGACAGAACCTTTGACAGAACCTTTGACAGAACCTTTGACAGAACCTTTGACAAAACCTTGCACTTGTTCTTCGGCGTGTTTCCAAATGGCGTCATTTGAAGACAGAGGAAAGAGCTGGATTTGGAAAACTGTGCTAGTGCTTTTACCTGGAGAATGGTATGGTGTCTAGAATGGAGatttgagggtggtgaatgcCCCTCATATACACCGCGTTGGAGACTTCCTTACTTTCCAAGGCTCCATTTTCCAGTGGGTGAATGACCTCGAAGCTGGAATATGACTGCCATGCTACATGGCGAAATGTCATCTTTGACgtttgatggtgttgagacATGGGAATATCAGCTGCTTGGTCACAGCACTTGAAGCAGACAGGACGGCAAGGGGGAGCGTGCACACCTGACAGCAAAACCTGCCATTTGAAACGGCCTGTGCATGGGATGTCTCGGTGCCTCCCGAGGTGTATCAGTGTATAGCCCGCGTCGCTCTTGCTCTGTTATTCAGCATCCAACCTTTTCCCGACAAATCCATAGTTATGTCCCTCACGAGCAGCTGCGACACCCGCTAAAACCGAAGCTTTC belongs to Podospora bellae-mahoneyi strain CBS 112042 chromosome 6, whole genome shotgun sequence and includes:
- a CDS encoding hypothetical protein (EggNog:ENOG503PXXJ); the protein is MQSKALILLLTGLVAAVSGAAAPANEVEIIEESTGPLNARQADITWQATGGCKTDWANRCNAACRGEASQRSYSCTSIKSRIWRQSCVFGWSVCDCTCVR
- a CDS encoding hypothetical protein (COG:I; EggNog:ENOG503NVH3) — encoded protein: MGSIVEKTRDGTIYKAATNAVHPELDLLTFLFDSPHTLAEKTSILHADAADPDNNQITKSQLRTLVKSTASILRNEYGIGANGPNKDVVLAISTGHYLLPSLFYSTIAAGGVFSASNPGSTPKELAAQVSQVGVKVILCNADTEATAVAAAKLTGLDSRNVVVYSSLPGGSLVLTPTNSSTPLTSSGSLSWAKITSRHVLDSSIICLLFSSGTTGPPKACKLSHTNMVAEAALVLSPNRDFYTRLNLPLVYRTVAHLPAAHIAGIQGYFVNPFYLGGTVYWMRGFDFPLFLTYMKKYQVTHFFSVPPVFLLIAKSPMVTDQLATVEQAVSGAAPMGRELQIAAKKKLGGGRLGKGRLVQTWGLSETTGSVTVLNMGSEFEDDESGSVSALVAGIEARIVDDEGRDVEVGKEGEIWVRGPMITKGYWQNEEANREGFADGGVGRERWFRTGDVAVYRGGLFYVVDRKKELIKYKGNQVAPAELEALLISHPKILDAAVIGVDDEKEGTEVPRAYVVVGDQKGITGQEIQEWVAKQVSSHKKLRGGVVFLAAVPKSPSGKILRKDLRALAKKQQHGGSKL